One window of Nymphaea colorata isolate Beijing-Zhang1983 chromosome 11, ASM883128v2, whole genome shotgun sequence genomic DNA carries:
- the LOC116263554 gene encoding uncharacterized protein LOC116263554 — MVLSWLLNSLHKSLTSTVVYATNAADVWHELKARFSRSNAPRLYQIQQQIINCKQGQSSISAYYTQIKGRWDEYDSLVTLPTCECGAMRKAHDIQEHDRLIQFLMRLNESYGAIRSQILLMDPVPNTSKAYALLVQEECQRDLHVPLQSDNISAAIVKKQNHDNNRFKSRTRPQCEHCGRLGHIKARCYLLHGFPKKSTSNGQRQQPQANLHSTNDALSIPPSTKSQEQSPPLTPELYHQFMEFINSKTPKVNLAAQSNPVKLSNGSTTPVTHVGPTLDEVDWEG, encoded by the exons ATGGTACTTTCTTGGCTGCTGAATTCTCTTCACAAGTCCCTGACTTCAACAGTCGTTTATGCCACAAACGCTGCAGACGTTTGGCATGAATTAAAGGCTAGATTCTCCCGGTCAAATGCTCCACGTCTTTATCAAATCCAACAACAGATTATTAACTGCAAGCAGGGACAATCTTCCATTAGTGCGTATTACACTCAAATCAAGGGCCGTTGGGATGAGTATGATTCGCTTGTCACTCTTCCCACCTGTGAATGTGGAGCCATGAGGAAAGCACATGACATTCAAGAACATGACAGATTAATTCAGTTCTTGATGAGGCTGAATGAGAGCTATGGAGCGATTCGTAGCCAGATCTTACTCATGGATCCTGTCCCCAACACGTCCAAAGCTTACGCCCTGCTGGTTCAAGAGGAATGCCAACGTGATCTTCACGTTCCCCTACAATCTGACAACATTTCAGCAGCTATTGTGAAGAAACAGAATCATGACAACAACCGCTTTAAGAGTCGAACCAGACCTCAATGTGAACACTGTGGGCGACTTGGGCATATTAAGGCTCGCTGCTACCTCCTTCACGGTTTTCCCAAGAAGAGCACTTCTAATGGCCAACGACAGCAGCCTCAAGCAAACCTTCATTCTACCAATGATGCATTGTCAATTCCTCCATCCACAAAATCTCAAGAGCAGTCTCCTCCCCTCACACCAGAACTATACCATCAGTTTATGGAATTCATAAATTCCAAAACACCCAAGGTCAACCTGGCAG CTCAATCTAATCCTGTTAAGCTCTCTAATGGTTCCACCACTCCAGTTACCCATGTTG GACCGACGCTCGATGAAGTCGATTGGGAAGGGTAG